The Carnobacterium mobile DSM 4848 genome includes a window with the following:
- a CDS encoding glycosyltransferase family 2 protein, which yields MNNPKVSFIIITYNTKETYLKKSIDSIIQQTYRDIEIIIVDDGSTNGTEKLCDGYANYDSRIQVIHQKNSGAGVARNKGIEIAQGEWIAFIDSDDWVSLNMAENIQKHFSNEQDIISFGYADYIGNKYYNHMYGNSESIQFKKSEFESIELAIMKDKEETEKYPMFFGAVWNCVYRREFLNRNNIRFVASLRRAQDAVFNLHAIEKAGNIMYLKEEFYYYRIHNESICHRFAKNPQIYDALINELFKFCQLNNKDIRFYKAYDNFRATFLLESIKLHYFHKDNPSPKKERINQLDKSINKEPYKSLMVKYDNIDLNKKQKLQLNLLKNKKYFELQSIFRLYYKVKSSQQKIYDLTK from the coding sequence ATGAATAATCCTAAAGTATCTTTCATTATTATAACTTATAATACTAAAGAAACTTATCTGAAAAAAAGTATAGATTCAATAATCCAACAAACATACAGGGATATTGAAATCATTATCGTTGATGATGGTTCTACTAATGGAACTGAAAAACTATGTGATGGATATGCGAATTATGATTCTCGGATTCAAGTCATACACCAAAAGAATAGTGGGGCAGGAGTTGCACGCAATAAAGGAATTGAGATTGCACAAGGCGAGTGGATCGCTTTTATTGACTCTGATGACTGGGTATCTTTAAATATGGCTGAAAATATCCAAAAGCATTTTTCTAATGAACAAGATATTATTTCTTTTGGGTATGCAGATTATATTGGTAATAAATATTATAATCATATGTACGGGAATTCAGAAAGCATTCAATTTAAAAAATCAGAATTTGAGTCTATTGAATTAGCTATTATGAAAGATAAAGAAGAGACAGAGAAATACCCAATGTTTTTTGGAGCAGTCTGGAATTGTGTTTATAGACGAGAATTTTTAAATAGAAACAATATTCGTTTTGTTGCGAGTTTAAGAAGAGCACAAGATGCTGTCTTTAATTTACATGCTATAGAAAAAGCAGGAAATATAATGTATTTAAAAGAAGAATTTTATTATTATAGAATACACAATGAATCTATATGTCACCGTTTTGCGAAAAATCCTCAAATATATGATGCCTTGATTAATGAACTGTTTAAATTTTGTCAGTTAAACAATAAAGATATACGATTTTATAAGGCATATGATAATTTTAGAGCTACCTTTTTATTAGAATCTATTAAATTACATTATTTCCACAAGGATAATCCCAGTCCAAAAAAAGAACGTATTAATCAGTTAGATAAAAGTATTAACAAGGAACCTTATAAAAGCTTAATGGTGAAATATGATAATATTGATTTGAATAAGAAGCAAAAACTGCAATTAAATCTTTTGAAAAATAAAAAATATTTTGAATTACAAAGTATTTTTAGACTTTATTACAAAGTAAAAAGCTCTCAACAAAAAATTTATGATTTAACAAAATAA
- a CDS encoding glycosyltransferase translates to MIFITVGTHEQQFNRLIRYIDDFSLENNIEEEIIIQSGYSDYNTKNCKTKRLLSYNEMITNVEKARIIITHGGPSSIMMPLQIGKVPIVVPRKYENNEHVNNHQVSFLKALEERQANVIPIYDINDLGQAILDYDIIVEKLEKGVTNNNEKFNNDLSRIINKIVNKK, encoded by the coding sequence ATGATATTTATTACAGTTGGTACACATGAACAACAATTTAATAGATTAATAAGGTATATAGATGACTTTTCTTTAGAAAATAATATTGAAGAGGAAATAATTATACAAAGCGGTTATTCTGATTACAATACAAAAAATTGTAAAACTAAAAGACTATTATCTTATAACGAAATGATTACTAATGTTGAAAAAGCTCGAATCATTATCACTCATGGAGGTCCATCCAGTATTATGATGCCATTACAAATTGGTAAAGTTCCTATTGTAGTACCGAGGAAATATGAGAACAACGAACATGTAAATAATCATCAAGTGTCTTTCTTAAAAGCTTTAGAAGAAAGACAAGCGAATGTTATTCCCATTTATGATATTAATGATTTAGGTCAGGCTATCCTAGATTATGATATTATTGTAGAGAAATTAGAAAAAGGTGTAACAAACAACAACGAAAAGTTTAATAATGACTTATCAAGAATTATAAATAAAATAGTTAACAAAAAGTAG
- a CDS encoding glycosyltransferase family 2 protein, with the protein MSELVSVIIPIYNSQKKIKKTIQSIVDQTYENLQILLIDDGSTDQSLSICRGFENIDERIDIYTGENLGVSHARNTGLKASKGKYIYFIDSDDYIENNTIETLVTNIEKYEADISIIGYSMYWDNGKVQKMSNPDTLKILGYEDAIKEWFSSRLFKGFMWDKMFRSELFKDIFFPESLSYMEDVYIGNKLFLKSQRVVYNGENLYMYYQSNQNITNGAFKKEYLEGLESIKFMVDFSINNGCKYDEAAYSRLIQTSYDFIEKIYNSKLEEEYKAEIKELLDNIKNHQNYIFSQYIKKINSFFIFLLAKGISPKLVTRIRSGLLNIKRRVLPEK; encoded by the coding sequence ATGTCAGAATTAGTATCAGTAATTATACCTATCTATAATAGTCAAAAGAAAATAAAGAAAACGATCCAAAGTATAGTTGATCAAACATACGAAAATCTTCAAATTTTACTAATAGATGATGGTTCTACAGATCAAAGCCTTTCAATTTGTCGTGGTTTCGAGAATATTGATGAAAGAATCGATATATATACTGGCGAGAATTTAGGTGTTTCACATGCTCGTAATACAGGACTAAAGGCTAGTAAGGGTAAATATATTTATTTTATTGATTCCGATGATTATATAGAAAATAATACAATAGAAACTTTAGTTACAAACATTGAGAAATATGAAGCAGATATTTCTATTATTGGTTACAGTATGTATTGGGATAATGGTAAAGTGCAAAAAATGTCGAACCCTGATACATTAAAAATTTTAGGATATGAGGATGCAATAAAAGAATGGTTTTCAAGTAGGTTATTTAAAGGATTTATGTGGGATAAAATGTTTCGTTCGGAATTATTCAAAGATATTTTTTTCCCCGAAAGTTTAAGTTATATGGAAGATGTTTACATAGGCAATAAATTATTTTTAAAAAGCCAACGAGTAGTATATAATGGTGAAAATTTATATATGTATTATCAAAGTAATCAGAATATTACTAATGGAGCTTTTAAAAAAGAATATTTAGAGGGATTGGAAAGTATTAAGTTTATGGTAGATTTTTCAATAAATAATGGATGTAAATATGATGAAGCGGCTTATTCACGACTGATTCAAACCTCATATGATTTTATTGAAAAAATATATAATAGTAAACTAGAAGAAGAATATAAAGCTGAAATCAAAGAATTGTTAGATAATATTAAAAATCACCAAAATTATATTTTTTCTCAATATATTAAGAAAATAAATAGTTTTTTTATATTCCTTTTAGCAAAAGGAATTAGTCCAAAACTAGTAACTAGAATAAGAAGTGGATTGCTAAATATAAAAAGAAGAGTACTACCTGAAAAATAA
- a CDS encoding ATP-grasp fold amidoligase family protein translates to MKVFLKKHFSILFRIRNGIISRKSYLYLKNLTPNKYKLNIEEEYKKKTGFDLNLDNPKTYTEKMQWAKLYENTPLKTELTDKHLVREWVKQKIGSEYLIPIYGVWEKFEDIEFDKLPNSFVLKANHASGWNIVVKNKVNFEYNLAKKKFNKWIKKNYAYIYGLQLHYKNIKPLIVCEKYIEDSNGELVDYKFMCFDGKVYYCWVDVGRFEDHRRNVYNTQWELQPWIQHNYKNTDYTIEKPKNFEKMLEIAEKLCQNFSHVRVDLYNVDDKIYFGEMTFTNGSGYELIYPNKYNYMLGNLWKLPLKHSRNE, encoded by the coding sequence TTGAAAGTATTTTTAAAAAAGCACTTTAGTATATTATTTAGGATTCGGAATGGTATAATAAGCAGAAAATCTTATTTATATTTAAAGAATTTAACACCTAACAAATATAAGTTGAATATAGAAGAAGAATATAAAAAGAAAACGGGCTTTGATTTAAATCTTGATAATCCTAAAACTTATACGGAAAAAATGCAATGGGCAAAATTATATGAGAATACTCCACTTAAAACGGAGTTAACAGATAAACATTTAGTAAGAGAATGGGTAAAGCAAAAAATAGGTTCCGAATATTTAATACCAATATATGGTGTTTGGGAAAAATTTGAAGACATTGAATTTGATAAATTACCTAATTCATTTGTTTTAAAAGCCAATCATGCTTCAGGATGGAATATAGTAGTAAAAAATAAAGTGAATTTTGAATATAACCTTGCGAAAAAAAAATTCAATAAATGGATTAAAAAAAATTATGCTTATATATATGGATTACAACTACATTATAAAAATATAAAACCTCTTATTGTTTGCGAAAAGTATATAGAAGATAGTAACGGTGAGTTAGTAGATTATAAATTTATGTGTTTTGATGGAAAAGTATATTATTGCTGGGTTGACGTTGGTAGATTTGAAGATCACAGGCGTAACGTATATAATACTCAATGGGAATTGCAGCCCTGGATTCAACACAATTATAAAAATACAGATTATACCATTGAAAAACCAAAGAATTTTGAAAAAATGCTTGAAATAGCTGAAAAATTATGTCAAAATTTCTCACACGTTCGTGTTGATTTATACAATGTTGATGACAAAATTTACTTTGGAGAAATGACTTTTACTAATGGTTCAGGTTATGAATTAATATATCCTAATAAATATAATTATATGTTAGGCAATTTATGGAAATTACCTTTAAAGCACAGCAGAAACGAATAA
- a CDS encoding SP_1767 family glycosyltransferase translates to MFENLKNFIFKNIYKITKHSSKNPKIYSIEETIDKIITDKVAVSRYGDGEFKWMANRNQQSFQKNSPQLKNRLIEIIKTDEKNHIVCLTDVFGDLNQYTEEAKLWWEIFMGKFRYKWISFLKPGKDYYNTNITRPYMDYKDKENIGERFELLKGIWNERNLLIIEGEKTRLGINNDLFDNASSIKRILCPSTNAFDKYDVIINSIKSSTTKNDLILIALGPTATILAYDLSLVGLQAIDIGHIDIEYEWYLMKSLQKVPIKGKYVNEASNLQDTAIEENDDPKYLNSIILQIK, encoded by the coding sequence ATGTTTGAAAATTTAAAAAATTTTATTTTTAAAAATATATATAAGATTACTAAACATTCATCTAAAAATCCAAAAATCTATAGTATTGAAGAAACTATAGATAAAATAATAACAGATAAAGTAGCTGTTAGTAGATATGGTGATGGAGAATTCAAATGGATGGCAAATAGAAATCAACAATCTTTTCAAAAGAATTCGCCTCAATTAAAAAATAGATTGATCGAGATTATAAAAACTGATGAAAAAAATCATATAGTATGCTTAACAGACGTATTCGGAGATTTGAATCAATATACTGAAGAAGCTAAACTATGGTGGGAAATATTTATGGGGAAATTTAGATATAAATGGATTTCATTTCTAAAGCCAGGCAAGGATTATTACAATACCAATATTACTAGACCCTATATGGATTATAAAGACAAAGAAAATATAGGAGAACGTTTTGAATTACTTAAAGGTATTTGGAATGAGAGAAATCTATTGATTATTGAGGGAGAAAAAACGCGTCTAGGTATAAATAATGATTTATTTGATAATGCTTCTTCAATTAAGCGAATTCTTTGCCCATCAACAAATGCATTTGATAAATATGACGTAATTATTAATTCAATAAAAAGTAGTACAACTAAAAATGATTTAATATTAATTGCATTAGGACCAACAGCGACTATATTAGCATATGACTTATCTTTAGTTGGACTTCAAGCAATTGATATTGGCCATATAGATATAGAATACGAATGGTATTTAATGAAATCTTTACAAAAAGTTCCTATAAAAGGAAAATATGTCAACGAAGCTTCAAATTTACAAGACACAGCAATTGAAGAAAATGATGATCCAAAATATCTAAATTCAATTATTTTACAAATTAAATAA
- a CDS encoding CpsD/CapB family tyrosine-protein kinase — protein sequence MFKKKPKELNNERPSLITLTRPSSVIAEQFRTIRTNIQFSMVDNDLQTMIVTSAGPGAGKSTISANLAVTFAMQGKRVLLVDADMRKPTVHKTFRLTNSDGLTTLLTERNISIGDIAHRTPTEGLFVITSGIIPPNPSELLASKRMDQLMKEFEELFDLIIFDMPPVIAVTDAQIMASKVDGTIFVINKGGADKEMVLKSKEFLEMVDANIIGAIFNRVELLGDNYYYYYGEKE from the coding sequence GTGTTTAAAAAGAAACCTAAAGAATTGAACAATGAACGTCCTAGTTTGATTACATTAACAAGACCTAGTTCAGTAATAGCAGAACAATTCCGTACCATCCGTACCAACATTCAATTCTCGATGGTCGATAATGATTTGCAAACCATGATAGTGACGTCGGCAGGACCAGGAGCAGGGAAATCAACAATTTCAGCTAATCTGGCCGTGACGTTTGCGATGCAAGGAAAGCGTGTTTTATTAGTGGATGCAGATATGAGGAAACCAACTGTTCATAAAACTTTCCGCCTAACCAACAGTGATGGTTTGACTACTTTGCTAACAGAACGCAACATTAGTATTGGTGATATTGCTCACCGAACGCCAACAGAGGGACTGTTTGTTATTACCAGTGGTATCATTCCACCGAACCCTTCAGAATTATTAGCTTCTAAACGCATGGATCAATTGATGAAAGAATTTGAAGAATTATTTGATTTAATTATTTTTGATATGCCACCAGTGATAGCCGTAACAGATGCACAAATTATGGCTAGTAAAGTCGATGGCACGATTTTTGTTATCAATAAAGGCGGAGCTGATAAAGAGATGGTACTAAAATCGAAAGAATTTTTGGAAATGGTAGATGCCAACATAATTGGAGCTATTTTTAATCGTGTGGAGTTATTAGGTGATAATTACTATTATTATTACGGAGAAAAGGAGTAA
- a CDS encoding YveK family protein: protein MEEEISLAELFAILKKRMTMIISIGLIGIILAAGFTFFIATPNYSSSAQILVNRTTESAEGMQLNDINTNIQMINTYKDIIKGPVILNQVSERLETNLTTAQLSDKIEIETQANSQVFSLVVTDVSPLDAAEIANEVATTFQNEIGNIMNVENVTIISEAVPNNNQISPNNSLNLIIGLLSGLIIGAIAVFLIEFMDKTVRDERFITEELGWTSLGNVSEMTQAELVSTVETAKQKNTRRAQSRV, encoded by the coding sequence ATGGAAGAAGAAATTAGTTTAGCGGAATTATTCGCTATTTTAAAGAAAAGAATGACGATGATTATTAGTATAGGTTTAATAGGAATTATCTTAGCGGCTGGCTTTACTTTTTTTATAGCAACACCGAATTACAGTTCATCCGCCCAAATATTGGTCAACCGTACAACAGAATCAGCAGAAGGTATGCAATTGAATGATATCAACACAAATATCCAAATGATCAATACATATAAAGATATTATTAAAGGTCCAGTTATTTTAAATCAAGTTAGTGAAAGATTGGAAACAAATTTGACGACAGCTCAACTATCAGACAAAATCGAAATTGAGACACAAGCTAATTCACAAGTTTTTTCGTTGGTAGTAACGGATGTAAGTCCTTTAGACGCAGCTGAAATAGCCAATGAAGTCGCAACAACTTTTCAAAACGAAATCGGTAATATTATGAATGTGGAAAACGTAACTATTATTTCTGAAGCTGTTCCTAATAATAATCAAATTTCTCCCAACAATTCGCTAAACTTAATTATCGGTTTGTTAAGCGGGTTGATAATTGGGGCCATTGCAGTATTTTTAATTGAATTTATGGATAAAACTGTCCGAGACGAACGATTTATTACAGAAGAATTGGGTTGGACAAGCTTAGGAAATGTCTCTGAAATGACTCAAGCAGAATTAGTGTCAACAGTAGAAACAGCTAAACAAAAAAATACACGAAGAGCTCAAAGTAGAGTATAA
- the pssD gene encoding PssD/Cps14F family polysaccharide biosynthesis glycosyltransferase, whose amino-acid sequence MKVCLVGSSGGHLTHLYMLKPFWENKNRFWVTFDKEDAKSLLEGEKVYNCYYPTNRNVKNLIKNTFLAVNVLLKERPDFIISSGAAVAVPFFYLAKLMRKKLIYIEVYDRIDKPTLTGKLVYPITDIFIVQWEEMLEVYPKATNLGSIF is encoded by the coding sequence ATAAAGGTTTGTTTAGTAGGCTCAAGTGGTGGACATCTGACACATCTATATATGCTGAAGCCTTTCTGGGAAAATAAAAATAGATTTTGGGTAACCTTTGATAAAGAGGATGCTAAAAGCCTTTTAGAAGGAGAAAAAGTTTATAATTGTTATTATCCTACGAATAGAAACGTTAAAAATTTAATAAAAAACACCTTTTTAGCTGTAAATGTATTATTAAAAGAAAGACCAGATTTTATTATTTCTTCTGGAGCGGCTGTAGCTGTTCCGTTTTTTTATCTTGCAAAGTTAATGAGAAAAAAATTGATTTATATAGAAGTATATGATCGTATAGACAAACCAACTTTAACGGGTAAATTAGTATATCCTATTACTGATATATTTATTGTTCAGTGGGAAGAAATGTTAGAAGTTTATCCTAAAGCAACTAATTTAGGAAGTATTTTTTAA
- a CDS encoding glycosyltransferase family 2 protein: protein MYKISIIIPHYNSIFSLKYLLSTIPEIPEIQIIIVDDRSTFDNESYDKLAKTIKRKNILFLRNTSENKGAGACRNIGLNYAKGEWILFADSDDYFIEKFYNTISNYLESENDVIFFTPTSIEIESGKVSTRHLAYETLIDNYISFPNYKNSLDLKFKFFAPWSKLIKRKLIETHHIKFDEVIASNDVLFSTKVGYYMKKYEVTHKKIYCITRKKGSLTTQVSLDVYNSRLQAFIRQSNFLKEGLPKDSYDSLELIGRSMLLNGFYYKIGYVNILKTFVLMQKNNIKIFDWKLLNPYFILKKLSFYKKQFNKDKKFLANKNDHIDIQY from the coding sequence ATGTATAAAATCTCAATAATCATACCTCATTATAATTCAATATTTTCTTTGAAATATCTGCTCAGTACTATTCCTGAGATACCAGAAATTCAAATTATTATTGTTGATGATAGAAGCACATTTGATAACGAAAGTTATGATAAATTAGCAAAAACTATAAAAAGAAAAAACATACTTTTTCTTAGAAATACTAGTGAAAACAAAGGAGCAGGCGCTTGTAGAAATATAGGTCTTAATTATGCTAAAGGAGAATGGATTTTATTTGCTGATTCAGATGATTACTTTATTGAAAAATTTTACAACACAATTTCGAATTACCTTGAATCTGAGAATGATGTAATATTTTTTACTCCTACTAGCATCGAAATAGAATCTGGTAAAGTATCAACACGTCATTTAGCTTATGAAACTTTAATCGATAATTATATTTCATTTCCTAACTATAAGAACAGCCTTGATCTTAAATTTAAATTTTTTGCACCCTGGTCAAAATTAATAAAAAGAAAATTAATTGAAACGCATCATATAAAATTTGATGAAGTAATAGCTTCAAATGATGTTTTATTTTCAACTAAAGTAGGATACTATATGAAAAAATATGAAGTAACCCATAAAAAAATTTATTGTATAACTAGAAAAAAAGGGAGCCTAACTACACAAGTTTCTTTAGATGTTTATAACTCACGCCTACAAGCTTTTATTAGACAATCTAATTTTTTGAAAGAAGGATTACCTAAAGATAGTTATGACAGTCTTGAATTAATTGGACGTTCTATGCTATTAAATGGTTTTTATTATAAAATAGGTTATGTCAATATATTAAAGACTTTTGTATTGATGCAGAAAAATAATATCAAAATTTTCGATTGGAAATTATTAAATCCTTATTTTATATTAAAAAAATTATCTTTCTATAAGAAACAATTTAATAAAGATAAAAAATTTTTGGCGAATAAAAATGATCATATTGATATTCAATACTAA
- a CDS encoding flippase has translation MKEKSLVKNVIFNSIYTGLNILFPLITAPYVSRVLGASNLGLVNFAASFVNWFVIIAAFGTATYGVREIAKNKNDQSALNKVFSEIMIINTIMSLLMFFIYIVIILYMTRFQSDLTLYGIMSLTLLLNMFSIDWFYQGLEEYGYITIRNVMFKVISIISIFIFIRNSQDYTIYGLISILATSLSGILNVIYSRKFVKFSFKNVALLKHIPRLSIFFSLTLIVSLYTNLDQTLLGLLSTSAAVAYMNRSKTITAAAKALATSISNVTLPRASYYMNTDKKKFADLINVVPNFILWITIPLTIGIMFLSSNIMYILGGNQFIGATSLLQIISPIIILGPLSSFLQNQFLVPTGNERYGLVAAILTSILSVLLNIVLIPRYSFNGAAVTSVVSELFAVLSRIFIIKELIQYKDINIVNKNFYKYCFSALVMGLIIFLIKSIIINPFVELLLSALFGASVYFIMLFLLKEEVTFLLVGKLKEKVKFL, from the coding sequence TTGAAAGAAAAATCACTGGTAAAAAACGTTATATTCAATTCTATTTATACAGGTCTTAATATACTTTTCCCGCTTATAACTGCACCCTATGTTTCAAGGGTTTTAGGAGCATCTAATTTAGGCCTAGTAAATTTTGCTGCATCGTTTGTAAATTGGTTTGTCATAATTGCTGCATTTGGTACAGCAACATATGGTGTTAGAGAGATTGCAAAGAATAAAAATGATCAAAGCGCTTTAAATAAGGTGTTTTCAGAAATTATGATTATTAATACCATAATGTCTTTACTAATGTTTTTTATTTATATAGTTATTATTCTCTATATGACTCGATTCCAAAGTGATTTGACTTTATATGGTATTATGTCTTTAACATTATTATTAAATATGTTTTCTATTGATTGGTTTTATCAAGGTCTAGAAGAATATGGATATATTACAATTAGAAACGTTATGTTTAAAGTTATATCTATTATTTCTATATTTATTTTTATAAGAAATAGTCAGGATTATACAATTTATGGACTTATAAGTATTTTAGCTACTAGCTTAAGTGGAATTTTAAACGTTATTTATAGTAGAAAATTTGTTAAATTCAGTTTTAAGAATGTAGCTTTACTAAAGCACATCCCCAGATTATCAATATTTTTTAGTCTTACATTAATCGTAAGTTTATATACTAATTTAGACCAAACATTGTTGGGACTATTATCAACGAGTGCTGCTGTTGCATATATGAATAGGAGTAAAACTATCACTGCAGCAGCCAAAGCACTAGCTACTTCTATAAGTAATGTTACACTTCCAAGAGCTTCTTATTATATGAATACTGATAAGAAAAAATTTGCTGATCTTATTAACGTTGTGCCTAATTTTATTTTGTGGATAACGATACCTTTAACTATAGGAATTATGTTCCTTTCTTCTAATATTATGTATATTTTAGGAGGCAACCAATTTATAGGAGCGACTAGTCTTTTACAAATTATTTCTCCAATAATTATACTAGGACCATTATCATCTTTTTTACAAAACCAATTTTTAGTACCAACCGGAAATGAACGTTATGGATTAGTAGCAGCAATTTTAACTAGTATACTAAGTGTGCTTTTAAATATTGTTTTAATACCACGATATAGTTTTAATGGCGCTGCCGTTACATCAGTAGTATCAGAATTATTTGCAGTATTAAGTAGAATATTTATTATTAAAGAGCTTATCCAATATAAAGATATTAATATAGTAAATAAAAACTTTTATAAATATTGTTTTTCTGCATTAGTAATGGGTTTAATTATTTTTCTAATAAAAAGTATAATAATTAATCCATTTGTAGAGCTCCTATTATCTGCTTTATTTGGGGCTTCAGTTTATTTTATTATGTTATTTTTATTAAAAGAAGAAGTGACATTTTTATTAGTGGGTAAACTGAAAGAAAAAGTGAAGTTTTTGTAG
- a CDS encoding sugar transferase codes for MISEELYVKEDLKIEIRERISYNITKRFIDVILALAGLSILVPLFLIVAIIIKIDDPNGPIVFSQIRVGKNGELFKMFKFRSMYADAETKLASLLELNEIEGSMFKMREDPRITRIGKFIRKCSIDELPQLFNVLLGNMSLVGPRPALPREVATYSDFDKQRLLVIPGITGLWQVSGRNSLTFQEMVALDLKYIQLRSIRLDFKLLFRTIKEVISHQNAY; via the coding sequence ATGATCTCGGAGGAGTTATATGTTAAAGAAGATCTGAAAATTGAAATAAGAGAAAGGATCAGTTATAACATAACAAAAAGATTCATTGATGTTATTCTAGCATTAGCTGGTTTAAGTATCTTAGTTCCTTTGTTTTTAATTGTTGCAATTATAATTAAAATTGATGATCCGAATGGTCCCATTGTTTTTTCGCAAATAAGAGTAGGGAAAAACGGAGAGTTATTTAAAATGTTTAAGTTCCGTTCAATGTATGCTGATGCTGAAACAAAGTTGGCAAGTCTATTGGAATTGAATGAAATCGAAGGCTCGATGTTTAAAATGCGAGAAGATCCTCGTATTACTCGCATAGGAAAATTTATCCGTAAATGTAGTATCGATGAACTACCTCAATTATTTAATGTGCTATTAGGAAACATGAGTCTCGTTGGACCAAGGCCGGCACTGCCAAGAGAAGTAGCGACTTACAGTGATTTTGATAAGCAAAGACTTTTGGTTATTCCTGGAATTACAGGTTTATGGCAAGTCAGTGGAAGAAATTCATTAACATTCCAAGAAATGGTCGCTTTAGATTTAAAATATATTCAGTTAAGATCTATAAGACTAGATTTTAAATTACTTTTTAGAACTATTAAAGAAGTTATTAGCCATCAAAACGCTTACTAA
- a CDS encoding glycosyltransferase family 32 protein — MIPKKIHYCWFGGGEPTESVLKCIESWKKVCPEYEIIQWNETNYNIDQNEYIKQAYNSKKWAFVSDYARLDILYNHGGIYLDTDVELIKNLDPLLKNKAFVGKEGVDSISTGLGVGSEKGLPIVKDLRDIYDKMEFFVNGKPNEVTCVEITTKYLQEHGYQNNDEFQNIKELSIYPIDYFCPLKPGSMKLNITKNTYSIHWFEGSWKNSNKILRKFEFYLIPLKKISKKTINKLFGEDSYEKLKLKIKN, encoded by the coding sequence ATGATTCCTAAAAAAATTCACTATTGTTGGTTTGGTGGTGGTGAACCAACTGAAAGCGTGCTTAAATGTATAGAAAGTTGGAAAAAAGTTTGTCCAGAATATGAAATAATTCAATGGAATGAAACAAATTATAATATTGATCAAAATGAATATATAAAACAAGCATATAATAGTAAAAAATGGGCTTTTGTAAGTGATTATGCACGTCTAGATATATTATATAATCACGGTGGTATATATCTGGATACAGATGTTGAATTAATAAAAAATTTGGACCCATTACTTAAAAACAAAGCTTTTGTTGGAAAAGAAGGTGTTGATAGCATATCTACAGGGCTTGGGGTAGGATCAGAAAAAGGGCTACCAATAGTTAAAGATTTAAGAGATATATACGATAAAATGGAATTTTTTGTCAATGGTAAGCCAAATGAGGTTACTTGTGTAGAAATAACCACAAAATATTTACAAGAACATGGTTATCAAAATAATGATGAGTTTCAAAACATTAAAGAATTATCAATATATCCTATTGACTATTTTTGTCCGTTAAAACCAGGAAGTATGAAATTAAATATAACCAAAAATACTTATTCAATCCATTGGTTTGAGGGAAGTTGGAAAAATTCAAATAAAATTCTAAGAAAATTTGAATTTTATTTGATACCATTAAAAAAAATAAGCAAAAAAACTATTAATAAATTATTTGGGGAAGACAGCTACGAAAAACTTAAGTTGAAAATAAAAAACTAA